The following are encoded in a window of Ruminiclostridium herbifermentans genomic DNA:
- a CDS encoding phage tail sheath family protein: MPEYLSPGVYVEEFESGPRPMEGVSTSTAGFLGYAERGVIEGLPELVTSFGDFQRKFGGYLPKNLYGNNRFLSYAVEHFFNNGGGRCFVMRVVPPEAKQAKNFDDDGEQSVLHILAKNPGVWGNRIKITVTPSSKAKTTIEEVIGDADTSLQFKVKNSGGFNIGDVVAFFDGVNKIPQKYAIVKDVQDNVITLSEKLAENASEMIDKSLPPVKILYTCEVNLKVSYQDISELYENVSLNPSASNYIEKAVSKSSLVVVESNNKGDSLPLHPYQVITNREIMPTEKIVVIKVKGGIETEVESGVTDLAGEEIVIKRIKAIQLIKESVESTELKRIKDGIKVEISADKKIKVFGDADKELYSGDFSTLKPTEKVEVIKVKDGIETQLQDGETDLAGEEIVIRKIKTITEVETEDILKKVKDGKKLEVIADDEGKTIIVLGENDNELYKEELKYTKEIRYSEHTITLMNGSDGNLSKTTAADFIGQDNGPGKRTGIQAFIDNEDVSIIAMPGIVDPAAQLALVAHCENLGSRFAVLDIPNDKKTVADVEAFRNIVDSHYAAMYHPWLQVFDPYEKINTYIPPSGSVMGIYARSDTSRGVHKAPANEVVRACTGLEYQYNKGEQDILNPKGVNLIRYFTGEGIRVWGARTCTSNSLWKYINVRRLFIFIEESIKRGTKWVVFEPNDEKLWSRVQRTIENFLTTVWRNGALMGNSPAEAFFVKVDRSTMSQDDIDNGRLICVIGVAPVKPAEFVIFRISQKTGDQQ; encoded by the coding sequence ATGCCAGAGTATTTATCTCCAGGTGTTTATGTAGAGGAATTTGAAAGCGGTCCAAGACCTATGGAGGGTGTTAGCACTAGTACCGCTGGATTCCTAGGATATGCAGAAAGAGGTGTTATTGAAGGTTTGCCTGAGCTTGTAACTAGCTTTGGTGATTTTCAGAGAAAGTTTGGAGGGTATTTGCCAAAAAACCTATATGGGAATAATCGGTTTTTATCCTATGCAGTTGAGCACTTTTTCAATAATGGAGGAGGACGCTGCTTTGTAATGAGAGTAGTACCTCCAGAAGCAAAACAAGCCAAAAATTTTGATGATGATGGCGAACAAAGTGTTTTACATATCCTTGCTAAAAATCCAGGTGTTTGGGGAAATAGAATAAAGATAACTGTTACACCTTCTAGTAAGGCAAAGACAACTATAGAAGAAGTTATTGGTGATGCTGATACATCATTGCAGTTCAAAGTTAAGAACAGTGGAGGCTTTAATATTGGGGATGTTGTAGCGTTTTTTGACGGTGTAAATAAAATTCCTCAGAAGTATGCAATAGTTAAGGATGTACAGGATAATGTCATAACACTATCAGAAAAGCTAGCTGAAAATGCCAGCGAAATGATAGATAAAAGCTTGCCTCCTGTAAAAATTCTATATACATGTGAGGTTAATCTCAAGGTTAGTTATCAGGATATTTCTGAACTATATGAAAATGTATCATTAAATCCTTCAGCATCAAACTACATAGAAAAGGCAGTTTCAAAGTCTTCATTAGTAGTTGTTGAGAGCAACAATAAAGGGGATAGTTTACCGCTGCATCCATATCAGGTTATAACAAATAGAGAAATTATGCCCACTGAAAAAATAGTAGTAATTAAAGTCAAGGGCGGTATTGAAACCGAGGTTGAAAGTGGAGTAACAGACTTAGCTGGAGAGGAAATTGTAATAAAGAGGATAAAAGCTATCCAGTTAATAAAAGAAAGTGTTGAGAGCACAGAACTAAAGAGGATAAAAGACGGCATTAAAGTTGAAATATCAGCTGACAAAAAGATAAAAGTATTTGGAGACGCTGACAAGGAACTTTATAGTGGTGATTTTTCAACATTAAAACCAACAGAGAAAGTAGAAGTTATTAAAGTAAAAGATGGAATAGAAACTCAGCTGCAAGATGGTGAAACAGATTTAGCTGGTGAGGAGATAGTAATTAGAAAGATTAAAACAATTACCGAAGTTGAGACTGAGGATATATTAAAAAAAGTAAAAGATGGAAAGAAACTAGAAGTAATTGCTGATGATGAAGGCAAGACCATAATTGTGCTAGGTGAAAATGATAATGAACTCTATAAGGAAGAGTTAAAATATACCAAAGAAATAAGGTATAGTGAGCACACTATCACACTTATGAACGGAAGTGATGGAAATCTCAGCAAAACAACTGCGGCTGACTTTATAGGTCAGGATAATGGACCAGGAAAGCGTACAGGAATACAGGCATTTATTGATAATGAGGATGTAAGTATTATAGCAATGCCGGGAATAGTTGATCCTGCTGCACAGCTTGCACTTGTTGCTCACTGTGAAAATCTAGGAAGCAGATTTGCGGTTCTTGACATTCCTAATGATAAAAAGACTGTTGCAGATGTTGAAGCCTTCCGCAATATTGTGGATAGTCATTATGCTGCAATGTATCACCCATGGCTGCAGGTGTTTGATCCTTACGAGAAAATAAATACTTATATACCGCCATCAGGTTCAGTAATGGGTATTTATGCGCGTTCGGATACATCAAGAGGTGTACATAAGGCTCCAGCCAACGAGGTTGTAAGAGCGTGCACAGGCTTGGAATATCAATATAACAAGGGTGAACAGGATATTTTGAACCCAAAGGGAGTTAACCTTATCCGATACTTTACCGGTGAAGGAATAAGAGTTTGGGGAGCTAGAACTTGTACCTCTAATTCCCTGTGGAAATACATAAATGTAAGAAGACTATTTATATTCATTGAGGAGTCAATCAAACGAGGCACAAAATGGGTTGTTTTTGAACCTAATGATGAAAAACTTTGGTCAAGGGTTCAGCGTACAATTGAAAACTTCCTTACTACAGTGTGGAGAAATGGTGCTCTTATGGGAAACAGTCCAGCAGAAGCCTTTTTTGTTAAGGTTGATCGCTCTACAATGTCTCAAGACGATATTGATAATGGAAGATTGATTTGTGTAATTGGGGTTGCTCCAGTTAAGCCAGCAGAGTTTGTGATTTTTAGAATTTCTCAGAAAACTGGAGATCAACAATAG
- a CDS encoding peptidoglycan-binding protein: MPMEKAIIEIVNGSRMGEVISVLYYPNEYTIETGNQYASTTIVGLSEPINQFVSGNSETLSMELFFDTYETNEDVRKYTTRVTMLAKVDSELHAPPIVKFTWGGSRGGTFKGFMEKVTQKFTMFTESGVPVRAVLNISLKSSKSIKEQFQEIPRNSSDRTKQRVLSQGEHLWMLASKEYQDPEMWREIARANNIDNPRLITGGKNIIIPRLR; this comes from the coding sequence ATGCCAATGGAGAAAGCTATTATTGAAATTGTAAATGGAAGTAGAATGGGTGAGGTTATCAGTGTACTTTATTATCCTAATGAGTACACAATTGAGACAGGTAATCAATATGCCTCAACTACCATTGTTGGACTATCCGAACCTATAAATCAGTTTGTAAGCGGCAATTCTGAAACCCTTTCGATGGAACTTTTTTTTGACACCTATGAGACTAATGAGGACGTAAGAAAATATACAACTAGAGTAACTATGCTTGCAAAGGTTGATTCTGAACTTCATGCTCCTCCAATTGTTAAGTTTACATGGGGAGGAAGCAGAGGAGGAACCTTTAAAGGGTTCATGGAAAAGGTAACACAGAAGTTTACTATGTTTACCGAGTCTGGAGTACCTGTAAGAGCAGTCCTTAATATATCACTGAAATCAAGCAAAAGTATCAAGGAGCAGTTTCAGGAAATACCAAGGAACTCTTCAGACAGGACAAAACAAAGGGTTCTGAGTCAAGGTGAGCATTTATGGATGTTAGCTAGCAAAGAATATCAGGATCCAGAGATGTGGAGAGAAATAGCAAGAGCAAATAATATAGATAATCCCAGACTTATAACTGGAGGAAAAAACATCATTATTCCGCGTTTGAGGTGA
- a CDS encoding baseplate J/gp47 family protein, with amino-acid sequence MYPAIGGKDYTELIDKMIENFHYYTPEWRYTKQNPDAGSALFLIFAEMFKGNIDRFKKVPYKNYIAFLNMLGISTLPATAARAYITAKLLPGVTESVMIPAGTKFSANKAESEKVIFETERAFIVTPANIVDGYNVCAELDAISSVKQGLFMPDNDIPEKLFFTQDKLNLQQHILYIANDNMFNLSSSATIELYFKNSTSKYLEEDITRRLADSSNTEWMYKSEDEWKTFEYVKAIGKKLILHKENSVQIVEDEIQGIKNKWIRCSIKNINEVADIEIDAIEALAFMMGDKQGFEPDMVMCNDIELNKEGFYPFKEIFSVYDMFYISSKEILSKRGSQITLNFKLKFRENRVNEEVEKQINWKLIMEKSDFILPEPYRISITSVYWEYWNGRGWVKLSLNENQDELFQTDDRENNEVKEISISFNCPEDICETIVNNHTNYWIRARVVSIKNQYAPLSIYNSPWIEDLRLKFEFLTAVPVNSCVTYNNLEYEDNSFNILNDKSLFKPFRAFDTPADAFYLGFDAPPLKGPISIFFSINNKNFKELSALNWQYLGNNGWQSLDILDNTNNLTRTGIVMFTSSDDFAEQTIFGRSLYWIRILRESGNKMGFPEVECILTNTMEITQKETVVGELLECCDTFGREYKLKRCPVIQEEIWVNEINKLSAEEMDELLKKMPESIEVIKDYTGEINEFWVKWTSTDNLADSSPKDRHYVIDRASGKIQFGDGKNGAKPVQSGLHGVKVKYFVGGGEKGNVDANSISVSYHRIAFVEKVFNPKPSFGGHEAETNEEAINRWPQIIKHRNKAVTTGDFEYLAMEAARNIKKVRCLPCTNENSSAETGHITIAVYLGDLGEEAFIITKEQVESYIAKRCSATMALPGRIHVIEAVKLEYSIFAVVITNNMEMVVPIEIEAENKLKEFLDPLEGNIDNKGWEIGQFPHESVIYPLLKSIEGVSYVEKAVLSVSLVKDGKRRNIGLEELEHYTYGIVYSGEHNIEVKSVTR; translated from the coding sequence TTGTATCCTGCAATTGGTGGAAAAGATTATACGGAATTAATAGATAAAATGATAGAGAATTTTCACTATTATACTCCTGAGTGGAGATATACAAAACAAAACCCTGATGCTGGGAGTGCACTTTTTTTAATATTTGCAGAAATGTTTAAGGGAAATATAGACAGGTTTAAAAAAGTACCCTATAAGAATTATATTGCATTTTTAAACATGCTAGGAATAAGTACATTACCTGCAACTGCTGCAAGAGCTTACATTACAGCAAAACTCCTTCCTGGAGTAACAGAGTCAGTAATGATTCCGGCTGGAACGAAGTTTTCTGCTAATAAAGCAGAAAGTGAAAAGGTTATATTTGAGACAGAACGGGCATTTATTGTTACACCTGCAAATATTGTAGATGGATATAATGTGTGCGCTGAATTAGATGCTATATCAAGTGTTAAACAAGGGCTTTTCATGCCTGATAATGATATACCAGAAAAACTGTTTTTTACACAAGATAAATTGAATTTACAACAGCATATCCTCTATATAGCTAATGACAATATGTTTAATTTGTCAAGCAGCGCAACAATTGAACTTTATTTTAAGAATAGTACAAGTAAATATTTAGAGGAGGATATTACAAGAAGGCTAGCTGACAGTTCAAATACAGAGTGGATGTACAAAAGTGAAGATGAATGGAAAACATTTGAGTATGTAAAAGCAATAGGCAAAAAACTTATATTACATAAAGAAAACAGCGTACAAATAGTAGAGGATGAAATCCAAGGAATAAAAAATAAGTGGATAAGATGTAGTATAAAAAATATCAATGAGGTAGCGGATATTGAGATTGATGCTATAGAAGCATTAGCATTCATGATGGGAGACAAGCAGGGCTTTGAACCAGATATGGTAATGTGCAATGATATAGAACTTAATAAAGAAGGGTTTTATCCTTTTAAAGAGATTTTTTCTGTATACGATATGTTTTACATATCCAGTAAAGAAATATTATCAAAAAGAGGATCTCAAATCACATTAAACTTCAAACTGAAGTTTAGAGAAAACAGAGTTAATGAAGAAGTGGAAAAGCAAATTAACTGGAAGTTAATCATGGAAAAGTCCGATTTTATTTTGCCAGAACCCTATAGAATAAGCATTACAAGCGTATACTGGGAATATTGGAATGGAAGAGGTTGGGTTAAGCTTTCATTAAATGAAAATCAGGATGAGTTATTCCAAACAGATGATAGAGAAAATAACGAAGTTAAAGAAATATCTATTAGCTTCAATTGTCCAGAGGATATATGCGAAACTATTGTAAATAATCATACAAATTACTGGATAAGAGCTCGTGTGGTTAGTATAAAAAATCAGTATGCGCCTTTGTCAATTTACAACTCACCATGGATAGAGGATTTGAGGCTTAAATTTGAGTTCTTAACGGCTGTTCCTGTAAATTCATGTGTAACCTATAATAATTTAGAGTATGAGGACAATAGCTTTAATATCTTAAATGATAAATCTCTTTTTAAACCTTTTAGAGCATTTGATACTCCTGCAGATGCGTTTTATTTAGGCTTTGATGCTCCGCCATTAAAAGGCCCAATCAGTATCTTTTTTTCTATCAATAACAAAAATTTTAAGGAACTTTCAGCATTGAACTGGCAATATTTAGGGAATAATGGATGGCAAAGTTTGGACATTCTTGATAATACAAATAATTTAACACGTACAGGGATAGTTATGTTTACAAGCTCTGATGACTTTGCAGAACAGACTATTTTTGGCAGAAGTTTATATTGGATAAGAATTTTGCGTGAGTCTGGCAATAAAATGGGATTCCCAGAGGTTGAATGCATTTTAACTAATACAATGGAAATAACCCAAAAGGAAACTGTTGTAGGTGAACTGCTTGAGTGCTGTGATACTTTTGGAAGAGAATATAAACTGAAAAGATGTCCTGTAATTCAAGAAGAGATTTGGGTAAATGAAATAAACAAGTTAAGTGCTGAGGAAATGGACGAACTTTTGAAAAAAATGCCGGAGAGTATAGAGGTAATAAAGGATTACACAGGAGAAATAAATGAGTTTTGGGTTAAATGGACATCAACCGACAATTTAGCTGATTCATCTCCAAAGGATAGGCATTATGTTATAGATAGGGCTAGCGGAAAAATTCAGTTTGGAGATGGCAAGAATGGGGCAAAACCAGTTCAGAGCGGACTTCACGGTGTAAAGGTTAAATATTTTGTAGGTGGCGGTGAAAAAGGAAACGTGGATGCAAACAGCATTTCAGTTTCTTATCATAGAATTGCTTTTGTTGAAAAGGTATTTAATCCGAAGCCGTCATTTGGAGGTCATGAAGCTGAGACAAACGAAGAAGCTATTAATAGATGGCCTCAAATTATAAAGCATAGAAATAAAGCTGTAACCACAGGAGATTTTGAATACCTCGCTATGGAAGCAGCAAGGAATATTAAAAAAGTTAGATGCCTGCCCTGCACTAATGAGAATAGTTCGGCTGAAACAGGGCATATAACTATAGCTGTTTATCTAGGCGACTTGGGCGAAGAAGCATTTATTATAACAAAGGAACAGGTGGAAAGCTATATTGCAAAGCGTTGTTCAGCAACAATGGCACTTCCGGGAAGAATTCATGTAATAGAAGCTGTAAAGCTAGAATATTCAATATTTGCTGTGGTTATAACAAATAATATGGAAATGGTTGTTCCTATTGAAATTGAAGCTGAAAATAAGCTTAAGGAGTTCCTAGACCCATTAGAAGGAAATATAGATAATAAGGGATGGGAAATTGGACAGTTTCCGCATGAATCGGTAATTTACCCACTTCTGAAATCAATTGAAGGTGTAAGCTATGTGGAAAAAGCAGTTTTATCTGTCAGTTTAGTAAAGGACGGTAAAAGAAGAAATATAGGATTGGAAGAATTAGAACACTATACTTACGGTATAGTATATAGCGGAGAACACAATATTGAAGTAAAATCTGTCACTAGGTAA
- a CDS encoding phage tail protein, protein MEKSYPVGSFKFKVEINDIELYGGFSEVSGLEAEVELEEYREGGTNYIHHFPKFIKHPRLTLKKGIVESGELLNWYKSVLAGQILKQKISVILCNSFGKDVARWDFVDAYPVKWTGPELKADSNMAAVESIEFVHKGMK, encoded by the coding sequence ATGGAGAAAAGTTATCCGGTTGGTTCTTTTAAGTTTAAGGTGGAGATTAATGATATTGAACTTTATGGCGGTTTCTCTGAGGTGTCAGGCTTAGAAGCAGAGGTAGAACTAGAGGAATACAGAGAAGGCGGAACAAATTATATTCATCATTTTCCCAAATTTATTAAGCATCCAAGGTTGACGCTTAAAAAGGGGATTGTAGAATCAGGAGAATTACTCAACTGGTACAAAAGTGTATTAGCCGGACAAATTTTGAAGCAGAAGATTTCAGTTATATTGTGTAACAGCTTTGGAAAGGATGTAGCTAGGTGGGATTTTGTGGATGCATATCCTGTCAAGTGGACTGGACCAGAACTAAAGGCAGACAGTAATATGGCTGCTGTGGAGTCTATTGAATTTGTACATAAAGGAATGAAATAG
- a CDS encoding phage tail assembly protein, giving the protein MAFQTEFNFELPKGYVDIDGNLHKKGVMRLATAADEILPLKDQRVQQNPAYLTIILLSRVIVKLGSLQAINTKVIEDLFTADLAYLQDLYQRINETGTSAIKVSCPKCLHEFEWINEPMGEL; this is encoded by the coding sequence ATGGCTTTTCAAACAGAGTTTAATTTTGAGTTGCCTAAGGGCTATGTGGATATAGATGGGAATTTACATAAAAAAGGAGTAATGAGATTAGCTACTGCTGCTGATGAGATATTACCTCTTAAGGATCAAAGAGTTCAGCAGAATCCAGCATATTTAACAATTATATTGCTCTCAAGGGTTATTGTTAAGCTAGGAAGTCTTCAAGCTATTAATACTAAGGTGATAGAGGATTTATTTACAGCAGATTTGGCGTATCTTCAGGATTTATACCAAAGAATAAATGAAACGGGAACGTCAGCTATTAAAGTATCCTGTCCTAAATGCTTACATGAATTTGAATGGATTAATGAACCGATGGGGGAGCTATAA
- a CDS encoding GPW/gp25 family protein, whose protein sequence is MDSYLGRGWKFPIQVNPNTGRILMSENEQDISEAITIILQTSKGERVMKSDFGCGLRRFVFDLTDEVTMRKIEEDIREAIMIWEPRVGDVDIKAHKDTEIPGKINIDINYTVRSTNNRYNMVYPFYLEEGSR, encoded by the coding sequence ATGGATAGTTATTTGGGAAGAGGCTGGAAATTTCCTATTCAGGTTAATCCAAATACAGGAAGAATACTGATGTCTGAAAATGAACAGGACATATCGGAAGCAATAACAATCATATTACAAACCTCTAAGGGTGAACGTGTTATGAAGAGCGACTTCGGATGCGGTCTAAGGCGGTTTGTATTTGACCTGACAGATGAAGTTACAATGAGAAAGATAGAAGAGGACATTAGAGAGGCTATTATGATTTGGGAACCAAGGGTAGGAGATGTAGATATAAAAGCACATAAAGATACAGAGATACCCGGTAAGATTAATATTGATATAAATTATACAGTGCGCTCAACAAACAATAGATATAATATGGTTTATCCTTTTTATCTGGAAGAGGGTTCAAGATAG
- a CDS encoding phage tail protein, with amino-acid sequence MATNARLDPYRNFRFRVEIEGIQVAAFSDVSGYDLSMDVIEYRDGNEAITPRKLPGLRKHSNITLKRGITDSMDIYNWMKSVSEGKVERKSVTIISIDEDGNDSATWQVVEAWPMKYSVSDFKGTGNEVLIETLEIAHEGMTRTK; translated from the coding sequence ATGGCTACTAATGCCCGATTGGACCCATATAGAAATTTTCGGTTTAGGGTTGAAATAGAAGGTATTCAAGTTGCAGCTTTTTCAGATGTATCAGGATATGATCTTTCGATGGATGTAATTGAGTATCGAGATGGTAATGAGGCAATAACACCTAGAAAATTGCCAGGATTAAGAAAACATAGCAATATAACCTTGAAAAGAGGTATTACAGATTCAATGGATATATACAACTGGATGAAGAGCGTTTCAGAAGGAAAAGTTGAACGTAAGTCAGTTACAATTATTTCAATTGATGAAGATGGAAATGACTCGGCTACATGGCAGGTTGTTGAGGCATGGCCAATGAAATACAGTGTGTCAGACTTTAAGGGAACAGGAAATGAAGTATTGATAGAGACACTAGAAATTGCACATGAAGGAATGACTAGAACAAAATAA
- a CDS encoding DUF6760 family protein, giving the protein MKGYPIANIYEEVAFIAYHFHWSHDDIMAMEHAERKKWCEEISKINRKLSEDKENVFDLG; this is encoded by the coding sequence ATAAAGGGCTATCCGATAGCTAATATTTATGAAGAGGTAGCCTTCATTGCATATCATTTTCACTGGAGTCATGATGATATCATGGCAATGGAACATGCCGAAAGGAAAAAATGGTGTGAGGAGATTTCAAAGATTAACCGGAAGCTGAGTGAGGACAAAGAAAACGTGTTTGATCTAGGCTAA
- a CDS encoding phage baseplate assembly protein V, protein MAIEILNSKGRESFSFDELESKYYNFYAPAFEVICGLFNKTELVKMKGMAITEITVDRSVEKADMCTFSVCNAYDMASSDFNKDWIDNYLAIGNFIEVKMGYGDKLTTVFKGLITSVKFDFPSEGSPIVSVECHDKSYLMMKHKLSFAWHLLPYSAVAIIFAGLYGLDFDVDFSVDIHDTIQQENESNYSFLQRLASMIGYEFFISGDTLYFRTPYTGSDNPITTLKWGKSLKSFSPEFDLADQACAVITRGYDEILEQAVIGLAGYVTAPGIDSQKIKNIMKNLFMGNVIDYEYNREIGSFFEAERVALYKMKERLMKFLSGRGECIGLPELSPGRFIKIEGLGSQLSNTYYITSVTHNISESGYLTQFEVGKGNEDLFGAISNGIKNMNKAGQGGMAGEGSISKSGVSIGTVISNIDPLGLGRVRVAYSMREGSDLFMDDSGWARVAVPYAGASKGTYFIPDIGDEVLVAFGEGALECPYVIGSLWSMKKRPPVIDPLNLKHVIKSRLGNTITINDTPSQPSISLKTVTGQTVELQDTPPKIKISDATGLNAVEIDGVTNAVTVKGNMKAEIKSNACQISLDSVQQSVKISGPLSVNIESSAQVGIKGALINIEAGQALNLKSGGVLMINGTMVKIN, encoded by the coding sequence TTGGCTATAGAAATTTTGAATTCCAAAGGAAGAGAAAGCTTTTCATTTGATGAACTGGAATCAAAATACTACAATTTTTATGCCCCGGCTTTTGAAGTGATTTGTGGCTTATTCAACAAGACTGAACTTGTAAAAATGAAAGGAATGGCTATAACAGAAATTACGGTTGACAGAAGTGTTGAAAAGGCAGATATGTGTACTTTTTCTGTTTGCAATGCTTATGATATGGCTTCAAGCGACTTTAATAAAGATTGGATTGATAATTATCTTGCTATTGGTAATTTTATTGAAGTAAAAATGGGTTATGGTGATAAGCTTACCACTGTTTTCAAAGGACTTATTACTTCAGTCAAATTTGATTTTCCATCGGAGGGGAGTCCCATAGTGTCGGTAGAATGCCATGACAAATCATATCTTATGATGAAGCATAAACTGTCATTTGCTTGGCATCTTTTGCCATACTCTGCCGTAGCAATTATATTTGCTGGATTGTATGGACTTGACTTTGATGTGGATTTTAGTGTAGATATTCACGATACTATACAGCAGGAAAATGAGAGCAATTATAGTTTTTTACAAAGATTAGCCAGTATGATAGGATATGAGTTTTTTATAAGTGGAGATACTCTTTATTTCAGAACTCCTTACACTGGCAGTGATAATCCAATAACAACACTGAAGTGGGGAAAAAGTCTTAAAAGCTTTTCACCTGAATTTGATCTTGCTGATCAAGCTTGTGCTGTTATAACTAGAGGTTATGATGAAATACTAGAACAGGCTGTAATAGGATTGGCTGGCTATGTTACTGCTCCTGGTATTGACAGTCAAAAGATAAAGAATATTATGAAAAACCTATTTATGGGGAATGTAATCGATTATGAGTACAATAGAGAAATAGGTTCTTTTTTTGAAGCTGAAAGAGTAGCTTTATATAAAATGAAAGAAAGACTAATGAAATTTCTTTCGGGAAGAGGTGAATGCATTGGATTGCCTGAACTGTCACCCGGAAGATTTATTAAGATTGAAGGGCTTGGAAGTCAGCTTAGCAATACTTACTATATTACATCTGTAACACATAATATTAGTGAATCAGGATATTTAACTCAGTTTGAAGTAGGAAAAGGAAATGAGGACCTGTTTGGTGCTATTTCTAATGGAATAAAGAATATGAATAAAGCTGGTCAAGGTGGAATGGCAGGAGAAGGCTCTATAAGTAAGAGCGGTGTATCCATAGGTACTGTAATATCAAATATTGATCCTTTAGGGCTGGGAAGAGTGAGAGTGGCTTACTCAATGAGAGAAGGATCAGATCTTTTTATGGATGACAGTGGTTGGGCTAGAGTTGCTGTACCTTATGCAGGAGCAAGTAAAGGAACATACTTTATTCCTGATATAGGTGATGAGGTTCTTGTAGCCTTTGGAGAAGGAGCATTGGAATGTCCGTATGTCATAGGTTCTCTCTGGAGTATGAAAAAAAGACCTCCTGTTATTGATCCGCTGAATCTAAAGCACGTAATTAAAAGCAGGCTTGGAAATACCATAACCATTAATGATACACCCTCTCAGCCTAGTATATCGTTAAAGACTGTAACAGGACAAACAGTAGAATTACAGGATACTCCTCCTAAAATAAAAATATCGGATGCAACAGGATTAAATGCTGTTGAGATAGATGGTGTCACAAATGCGGTAACAGTTAAGGGTAATATGAAAGCAGAGATAAAATCAAATGCTTGCCAGATTAGTCTTGATTCAGTTCAACAGAGTGTAAAAATAAGCGGACCACTTTCGGTAAATATCGAAAGCTCGGCACAGGTTGGTATTAAAGGTGCACTAATAAATATAGAGGCTGGTCAAGCACTGAACCTTAAAAGTGGTGGTGTGTTAATGATAAATGGAACAATGGTTAAAATTAACTAG